The following nucleotide sequence is from Carassius carassius chromosome 16, fCarCar2.1, whole genome shotgun sequence.
CTTCCACTCTGCCCCTACTGAGATAAGAGTACCCCGGTGTGGAGGGTTACCTGATCATTCCCAGTTCCAAAATGGGTGTCCTTGATTTCTTTGGCATATTTGCAGCTGTAATTTTCGCTGTAATCCACATGCACAGCAACAGCATCATCTGTCAGGGTATCTTTCATTGCTTTCAATGACAAATATTGGTTTCTTGACATTAAACATGTGAATGGCAAAACCTGGAAGGTGTTCTGTTGTTAGGGCCAGCAACCGCTCAATGGATGAGGTACGTTTTTCGAGGACCGTTTTCTTTGTCTGCCTTTCCTCTGTAGATCCATCCTTGAGGGTCTTTGTTACAGTGACAGACCTTGTGACCCACTCTTGCCAGATGACAGTGTTCCCCTGAGTGAGAGGATCTAAGGATGTGGGAAAGGTCTTTTCTATGCATTTTTGACATCTGCTGTACATGCAGGACATGTTGCCAGTGTCACACACACTGGACTGCACAAGATCCTCTGGGCTTGATGTTTCAGTGATACCCAGTTGTTgcattctttttaatttaaagccAATGTTCTCATGTATTTTACATGCACACGTCTCTCTGTCTTTAACTTTAGGCCTAATAATCCAAAATGGCCTCAATCTAAAGAACTGAGCTTTGGACACTGTTTGCTCAGGATGTTCAACAAGGAAGCGTTGATGGAGTTTTGCCAAGGTGTCTGTGAGTGCTCTTTTTCTATAAATTTGTCCCTTGCGACGAATCTCTCCAGACTTGCCATTTATGATAGTTGAGACATCATCCCGATGTAGGAACATGCTCACAACCTTGTCAAGTTGTTTGCGCCTGCTATTGATCATCAGTCCCTTTTTAGCCTCTCTGATACTGACCCCCTGTGAAATATTTGCTGGTAGCATTGCACTTTTTGTTCTATTAGCCGCCAGCCTTCTAATTTTTCTGTTTAGTGTCAGCAGTTGTGTTTTCTTTGCCCTAAGTTTCTCTTCAACATACCTTAGTTTTGCTCTTAATTTGGCCACAGTCCTTGATGCCCGCTCTCTTTTTTTAATGACTGGCCGTGTTCTCTGGGGGGTGGATGCCTCAATTGGCCCTTTCAGGTCTAAACTTTCTTTTGCTGGTGTTCTGTTCAGACTTTCATTATTTGTGTCTAGTTCCTGTCTGTTATTTTCTTCATTTCCAAAGGAATTTTCTGTCTCACTTAATGAAGATGTTGGGGTTAGATCTAGAAGTGCTTgctcttgctttttttttctgtaatattttgccgaatttttcttccacattttttttttctctcatgctgTCTACTTGTGAGGTCCTGAGTAGTCTTAATTTTACCATTTTCTTTACGTTTCCGAtacctgaaaaagaaaaaataatgaaaGGTGAAATGCAGTAAGCACTGACATAAATACAAACTTTGGACACAATTTGCACACAATTTTTCATTTATGAatggtaggtgtgtgtgtgtgtgtgtgtgtgtgtgtgtgtgtgtgtgtttgtgtgtgtgtgcatgcgtgtgtgatattagtgaaagagagtgtgtgtatctACAATATAGTGTATACTGTACAATTATGTCAGCCTTCACATTTGCATGTCagcaactgtgtgtttgtgtgtgtgtgtgtgtgtgtgtgtgtgtgtgtgtgtgtgtgtgtacttatgtTTCTGTGCGCGTACATGTGTCTGTGTGGGAATGAGTGCAAGTGTTGGTCAAAACAATTAATCCAAGTTATATTTGCTCCCTATTATCGCCCTGTCCCCCTGACCTTTCTCTCTCCTTTCTTCTGTACTCCTCAAGTAACACTggattactatatattttttccctatGCTTTGCAAGCCTGTCTTTCGCTGATGCCCTTTTCTTTTCAACTGATGCTTGCCTgtaacaaaatatacaatatccATCTTGATtgaatgtaacattttataaaaaagacatagaaatacattgttttacagtaaaaaattaaataattaaattaaatattacatttatagtaGGTGGCCTATACTGCATTCATAATCCTTTTTGTGGAAGCActtcataaaaatgaaaaattagtgAGCCTTGCTGGGGGGGTTGTAATAGCTATTTTGTTTACGCAATCTGTTCAAGAAGTGTTTAAGGCAAATATCAAGTTATATTGAAATTAGCAAGAGTTATAGTGCACGTTTCTCCTTCATAAGTCTTTTTCTCATTACTGAAACATTGAGTATCTCCACCGCAACAGGCCTTCAATTGTTGCGGTGAATGATAATGGTGTTGCGGAGGATGAGCGACCTTAAACATTTTTGCTTACTGTGGAAGCTAAATGAGGGTTAGCTAAACTTTCCCTCTCTTTTTATATTTAGACCATAATGGGGTATATAGTAATCAAAAAATTAAACtggcaacattttttaaaacttcGCAAACTCATGTTTCGGTAATGAGAACTAAAATGTTGTGTAGGTActttgacaaacaaaattttaacttttatctggagaaaaaaaataagaactgCTTACCTGGTAGCCATCTTGAGTGTCACAGTCAATTATGTCCCTTCCAGCAAAACTCCTTGAAAATGTTAGTTCCTTGAGGACTTAAACAACGATTGAAAATTGTTGCGGAGGATGAGAAAATTGGTCTTGGACACATTTATATTCCTTATTATTTTTACTACATTTACCACTGATCACCAAATACcacatgtttatttactgtaaatgtttatAGTACAACATGCActgaagctttttattttttatattttttaattataaaaaattccaCCTCAAAGAACCCAAATCCAGTCATGGACACGTTGCGGTAATGAGAAATTTTCccttaaatgtgaaaaaaaaaaaaaaattggtatttATGATGTAATTTGAAATCATGTGCAAAATAGTAGATGAAGAGATGTTTATAACTGTATCTTTCTTATTTTGATAGCATTTACTTTTATCATCAAAATGTTTCATGACACCTCATAAGTCTAATTTCGCGAGAATCACCCAAAAGTGAGGTTTTCCATACTGTTCCACTATTGAATGCAACCCAGATATGCACAGGTATTGAATCCAGTCTGATTGCCTTTTCAATAGACTCGATTTTTACTCTTCCTGGAATTATATGAAATAAAGAGTAGTACAGCTTCATTCCGGACACCCTTCATGTTGGCAATAATAGCATTAAATCTGCCACAAGACTAAAGAGAATATGTGATGTGCAGTTTCCTGGCAGGTGCGAAAATGTCAATTGAATCCCTTTAGTTCCTTTTTCTCATCATTTTCAAATCTTGAGGTGAATCTAATGAACACACAGCCTGAAAATGTAGTCAGGATTCACCATTTGTATACTACAGGAATCATTCAGACAAAATGAAAA
It contains:
- the LOC132159779 gene encoding uncharacterized protein LOC132159779, with amino-acid sequence MWKKNSAKYYRKKKQEQALLDLTPTSSLSETENSFGNEENNRQELDTNNESLNRTPAKESLDLKGPIEASTPQRTRPVIKKRERASRTVAKLRAKLRYVEEKLRAKKTQLLTLNRKIRRLAANRTKSAMLPANISQGVSIREAKKGLMINSRRKQLDKVVSMFLHRDDVSTIINGKSGEIRRKGQIYRKRALTDTLAKLHQRFLVEHPEQTVSKAQFFRLRPFWIIRPKVKDRETCACKIHENIGFKLKRMQQLGITETSSPEDLVQSSVCDTGNMSCMYSRCQKCIEKTFPTSLDPLTQGNTVIWQEWVTRSVTVTKTLKDGSTEERQTKKTVLEKRTSSIERLLALTTEHLPGFAIHMFNVKKPIFVIESNERYPDR